CAGGATCCACTTGTCGGTGTCCCGGTAGGCCGGGGCCGTGACCTCTGGGGTGTCCGCTTCGAGATGGCTCTCGCCAAAGCGGAAGACGTTCCAGAGCTTGGTCAAAAACCGGGAGGCTGCCGTGACCTCCTTCCACTGGAACTGCACGTCGGCCCCCGGTCGCCCACCGACGGCCATCGCCTGTCGGAAGGCGTCGGCGCTCTCCTCCTCGATCACCTCGTCCGGCGCGACGACGTTGCCCCGTGATTTGGACATCTTGTTGCCGTCCGGGCCGAAGACCATGCCGTTGATCAGCGCCGTGTCCCACGGTCGCTCGTCCTCTAGTGCGGCCGTCCGGAGCAGGGTGTAGAAGGCCCAGGTCCGGATGATGTCGTGGCCCTGCTCGCGCAGCGCGACCGGCTCGAACTCCGCCTCGGGCCAGCCGGCGACGTGCATCGCGGAGATCGAGGAGTCCATCCAGGTGTCCATCACGTCTGTCTCGCCGGTCCACTCGGTGCCGCCACACTCCGGACAGGCCTCGATTTCGGGGCCAGTTTCGGTCGGCTCGACCGGGAGTTCCGCCTCGTCCGCGATCTCCCAGTGGCCACAGGATTCACACTGCCAGGCCGGGATCGGGGTCGCAAAGACCCGCTGGCGGGAGATGACCCAGTCCCAGTCCATCCCCTCGGTCCACTCCTCCAGGCGGGCGTACATGTGCTCGGGGATCCACTCGACCTCCTGGGCCTTCTCCAGGATCTCGTCCTGGCGGACCTCCACGAACCACTGGTCCTTCGAGAGGATCTCGATCGGGGTGTCACACCGCCAGCAGACCCCGACGGACTGCTCGACGGGTTCGGTGTCGTTCAGGAGGCCGTCTTCGTCCAGGTCGGCCGGAATCTGGTCTTTGGCCTCCTCGACGGTGAGTCCCGCGTACTCCCCGGCGAGTTCGGTCAGCCGGCCGTCCTCGGTGAGCACGGGTCGCAGTTCCAGGTCATATTGGGCCCACCAGTCGACGTCCTGTTTGTCGCCGAACGTCGAGATCATCACCGCGCCGGTCCCGAAGTCGGGGTCGACCTCCTCGTCGGCGAGCAACTCGACTTCCTGCCCGACTGGCGGTACCTCGAAGGTGTCCCCGACTCGGTCGGCGTACCGGTCGTCCTCGGGATGGACTGCGACCGCGCCCGTGGCCGCAAGCAGTTCGGGCCGGGTCGTCGCGATCTCGATGTCGTCGTTGTCGATCCCGGGGAAGGTGATGTAATAGAGTGTGCCCTCCCGATCCTCGGTCTCGACCTCGGCGTCGGCGATGGCCGTCTGACACCGGGGACACCAGTTGACCGGGTGCTCGTCCCGGTAGACATACTCCTTCTCGGCCATCTCGACGAAGGAACGCTGGGTCTTCCCCCAGTAGCTCGGGTCCATCGTCCGGAACTCGTGGTCCCAGTCCTGGGAGAAGCCCAGTTGGCGCATCTGGCTGCGCATCGCGTCGATCTGGTCCTCGGTGTGATCGATGCACATCTCCCGGAACTCGTCACGGGGGACCTCCGTGCGGTGGATGCCCTCGTTCTCCTCGACTTTGACCTCCGTCGGGAGGCCGTGGCAGTCCCAGCCCTGCGGGAAGAGGACGTCCTCGCCCTGCATCCGGTGATACCGGGCCAAAAAGTCCATGTAACACCAGCCCAGGGCGTTCCCGATGTGGAGATTCCCCGTCGGATAGGGCGGCGGGGTGTCGATCACGTAGTCGGTGGCGTTCGTGTCTTCGTACTCGTAGACCGACTCCTCGAGCCAGTAGTCCGCCCACCTGGACTCGATTCGCTCGGGGTCGTAGTTCTCGG
This region of Halodesulfurarchaeum sp. HSR-GB genomic DNA includes:
- a CDS encoding valine--tRNA ligase, which translates into the protein MTADIPENYDPERIESRWADYWLEESVYEYEDTNATDYVIDTPPPYPTGNLHIGNALGWCYMDFLARYHRMQGEDVLFPQGWDCHGLPTEVKVEENEGIHRTEVPRDEFREMCIDHTEDQIDAMRSQMRQLGFSQDWDHEFRTMDPSYWGKTQRSFVEMAEKEYVYRDEHPVNWCPRCQTAIADAEVETEDREGTLYYITFPGIDNDDIEIATTRPELLAATGAVAVHPEDDRYADRVGDTFEVPPVGQEVELLADEEVDPDFGTGAVMISTFGDKQDVDWWAQYDLELRPVLTEDGRLTELAGEYAGLTVEEAKDQIPADLDEDGLLNDTEPVEQSVGVCWRCDTPIEILSKDQWFVEVRQDEILEKAQEVEWIPEHMYARLEEWTEGMDWDWVISRQRVFATPIPAWQCESCGHWEIADEAELPVEPTETGPEIEACPECGGTEWTGETDVMDTWMDSSISAMHVAGWPEAEFEPVALREQGHDIIRTWAFYTLLRTAALEDERPWDTALINGMVFGPDGNKMSKSRGNVVAPDEVIEEESADAFRQAMAVGGRPGADVQFQWKEVTAASRFLTKLWNVFRFGESHLEADTPEVTAPAYRDTDKWILGRLAAVTEEMETAMDEERFDSAVRALREFVWEDLADDYLELVKGRLYNGRPGERDAARSTLYDVLSAVVRLLAPFSPFMAEEVWQHLPGTEGSVHQASWPATDMPDGEGAVGEVIAEAARTVRAWKSEQGIALNEDLERVELYFDEQPEHGVDTYDLSETVAAPIRTAVGRPDLAEVATGVDPDEAQIGPTFRDQAGAVMAALEDMDPDTVKAQLDSGGPVEVTVDGEPTEIDPEMVSVPTEFRTEAGEEVAVLEATFGTIVVVP